Below is a window of Spirochaetota bacterium DNA.
TTGGCATATATCGTCTCCGGGAGCGGAACGTTCACGCTCGATGATGAGGTCCATGCCGTCAACGCAGGGACGGTCGTTCTCATCCCGCCGAAATGCCGCCACCGGGAACAGGCGGGGGAGCGCGGGATATCGATACTGTACAGCGGATTCATTGCCGAAGCGGTCGACTTCGCCCCCGCAGTGATATCGGCGGGCGGCTTCTCGCTTACGTATCTCTTCCATTTCATGCTCGATGAGCTCAGACAGAAAAAGAGCGATATCATCCCGCACCTTGTCCGCTGTGCATGGCTGCTCCTGTCACGCAGTACAGCATCCGCTCGATCGCGATTCGTCGAGGAATCCATCGACTTCATGAAGAAGAACGCTGCAAAGGACATCGACCTGTCCATCCTTTCGCGGCGATATGATCTCAACAAAAACTACTTCACGACAGCGTTCAAGAAAAAGACCGGCCGTTCGCCGCTGAAATATATCCATGAGCTTCGCGTCGATATCGCACGGCGCATGCTCGCCGGCGGCATGTCGGTGCAGAAAGCGGCAAGCGCCGTAGGCTATGAAGACCCCTATTATTTCTCACGGGTGTTCAGGAAGATCACCGGGGTATCGCCCGTGCAGTTCAAAAGAAACGCGGGGAGATCGACCTGAAAATCGTCCATCCCCGGTCACTTTGTCCATTCCCCGAGAGCCCCCGCCTCAGTATATTATGACCGTCCGGGAGGCGCTATGAAGGCAGCATACATACGAACGATGGCCGATATCGAGATGCGCGAAACATCGCTCTGGCCGCTCGCACAGGATGAGATACGCATCGCGGTGAAAGCCTCCGGCATTTGCGGCACCGATATAGCCAATGCAAAGAACGGACTTTCGAAGCACAGCCCATTCGGCCATGAAGTTGCCGGGACGGTAGTGGAAACGGGAAGTGCCGTTACACGCGTAAAAAAAGGCGATACCGTCGCTTTGGAAAGCGCCTCCGCCTGCGGTGCATGCGACAATTGCAAAGACACGGAACAGGAGCTTTGTACCGATATAAAGAGTTTCTTCCATAAAACATCGTTCGGCATGGCTGAGGAGATGATATCGCCGGCACTCTGCACCCTCCCCACGCATCTTTCGCCCGATATCGCCTGTCTTTCCGAACCGCTCGGTGTGGCCATCGATATGATACGTCTTGCCGATATCACGCCGGATTCGAATGTACTTATCATCGGGCCTGGCACGATCGGTCTCATGGCGCTCTCCCTCGTCAAGCGCATGGGTGCTCGATCGGTTTTCATGAGCGGGAATTCGACGAATAAAGCGCGTATTGCCGCGGCTGAACGTTTCGGCGCAAGCATCATCAATCCGGACAGAACGCCGCTTGCTTCATACAAGTTCCCCCGCGCAATAGACCGCATCATCGTTACCGCGCCGCCGACCGTGCTTCCCGACGCGTTCACCGTCGCCGCAAAGGGAGCGATAATATCGTTCATCGGCATCGGTCATGGCGAACATGCGTTCTGCCGCTTCGATGTGAACGCTTTTCACTTCAAGAAACTGCAATTACGCGCATCATTCGCATCCCCGGCGCTCTATACGCCGCTCGCGCTCAGGTATCTTTCCGACGGCGTTCTCGACGGGAACGCGATCATATCGCATCGCTTCCCGCTCAGCGAAATACAGGAAGCGATGAACGTCGCTGCCGACAGTTCGCGCTCGATAAAAGTCATCGTCATGCCGGAGCAGCCATGACCGGAAAAGAACGAATGCTCAAAACGCTCCGCTTCGAGGAGCCCGATCGCCCCCCTCACTTCGAGGTGATGTTCGAGCTTGAGAAAGAAGCGTTCGGCATGCATTTCCCCGACAGGAATATCTGGGCAACGGTCAGCGGCAAAGAACGCGAACGGCTCATCGACGACTGTATGGCTATATACGCAAAGGTCGCAGAACGATATCAATGGGATGCGCTTGCCGTATTCTGGCCGTGGAGCGATCCGACCGGCGTACGCGCGGCAAAAAAACTTTTTGGCGAATCGATACTGATCGGGAGCATTGTGGGCAATACGATCCATTCGATCGACAGCACGAGCGACTGGACGCAATTCTCCATCGACATAATGGATCATCCGGAGCGGATCCATGAAGAAGCAAAGCGAAAGCGCGACCGTGCCATCGTCGATTTCGACAAACTTGCCGATGCTGGTGCGGACTTCATCCACGTTGTGAACGACGTCGCCTTCAATCAAGGCACGTTCATATCACCAGCACAGATGCGCGAATTCATATTCCCCTATCTCGCGGAAGAGGTCGCACATATCAAAAAGCGCAGCGTGCTCCCGTTCGTCCACACCGACGGGAATATCATGGACGTACTCGATGATTATATCGCTCTCGGAGCGGCTTGCTTTCAATCCGTCGATCCGATGGCGGGCATGGATATTGCGCAGGTGAAGGCGCGCACGCACGGAAAAATGGCACTCATGGGAAATGTGCAGTGCAGTCTGCTCCAGGACGGGCCGAAGGATGCGATACGGACATCGGCACTGTATTGCCTCGAGCATGCATCGAAGGGCGGCGGATATATTTTCGGGACATCGAACACGATATTCCCCGGCATGCCGCTTGAGAATTACGAATATATGCTGGAAGTGTACTGGGAATTCTGTGAGCAAAAGAGCAAGGGGCTGCAGCCCCTTGTTCGGGAGTGATGCATGTCAGTCAAATTTGGGATCATCGGCGCGGGGAATATATCCCGCTTCCATTTCAACGGACTTGAGAAGGCCGGCGCGCCTATAACGCATATCGCCGACTTGAACGAAACGGCGGCGAAGCCGTGGGCGGATAAATTCGGCGCGAAATACTCGAAGGATTACCGTACGCTCATCGATGACAAGAACGTGGATGCCGTCGCCATCCTTGTGCACAGCCGGTTTCATAAAGAGATAGCGCTTGCCGCGCTCAACGCCGGAAAAGACATCATCTGCGAGAAAACGATGATGGACAATGCCGATGAAGCCGCCGAGGTCTCGATGAAGGTCAAAAGATCGAAGATACTGTTCTTCACCGCGTTCATGAAGCGGTTCTTCCCGGCAGCGCAGAAAGCAAAGGAGATCTTGCCGTCGCTCGGGCGCATATTCAGCGCGAACGTGCGGTCATATCAGCCGTGGGGTGATCTTTTTAACCTCGAAACCGGCGCGAACCATGAATGGATCATGAAGAATTACGGCGGCGCGATCGTCAAATGCGCGGGGAGCCATATGCTCGATATGATGCTCTGGCTTCTCGGACGGCCGAAAAACGTATACGCGAACATCGATACCATCCCCGGGTCAAAGATAGATCGAAAAGCAGCGGCGATATTCGAATACGACAACGGTGCGACCGCAGCGTTCGAAACGGCCGCACATCCCCTCAACAAGGTGGGGCTTGAGCGGCTCGGCTGGGATGAATACATCGAGGTGAACGGCACAAATGGCCGGCTCACGTTCACGTCCGTTGTCTGGGATAAGCCGGAACGGCATGCCCCGATACTTACGCACTATGACAATAAGACCGGAACAACAGCAGAGTATCGATTCGATATCGTCAATCCGTTCGACAATGAGATGAAATATTTCCATGACTGCATCGAAAAGCGCGTTCAAGGCATGTCCGATGTTATCGACGGGTTCAATGTGGATGCGGTGATCGGCGCGATGTTCGACTCGGCAAAAGGCAAAGCGCCCGTAACCGTCGACTGGAGGGGGTTATGAAAAAAAGATTTCTCGCATTCGCATGCATCCTTACAGCGCTGCCGGTGTTCGGGGCTGACATCAAAGGACGTTTTGTACGTCTTGCGCTCACGGGTAATTATATTCATATTGCAGAACTTGAGGTCATGAGCGGGAATGTGAATGTCGCGCTGAAAAAGCCCGCAACGCAATCGAGTGTCTACGGCGGTGCAGGCCCGGAACGTGTCGTCGACGGCAACACCAACGGCAATTGGCAGGGCGCATCCGTCAATTCAACGAAGAACGGTGATGAATGGCTCGAAGTCGACCTCGGCGCAGCAAGCGTCATCGATGCCATCGTGATATACAACCGTACCGATCATGCAGACATCGGTATGCCGCGCATCATCGGGGCATCGGTGACCGTCCTCGATGAGAACCGTGCGCTGGTGTGGCAGGGAACGATAAAAGAACCGAAGGCGCTCTATCGATTCGAACCGGGAGCAACCCCGATGGAAAAACCGCTTGTGATCGACGATCTCACGCTTGCCGTACCCACGGCCATTGAACGCATCGCGTTCCACGGCGACAGCATCACCTTCGGCGGCAATGCATCGTCGCGCGAACGTTCATGGCCGATGCTGTTTAAAATAATGCTCGAAAAAAAATACACCGTGAGCGCGATGACGAACCTCGCAAAACCCGGCACCGGCGCCATTGCCCAGCGCGGCAGCGGTGAAACGATCGCCGCGTTCACGCCCGACCTCGTCTGCATCATGCTCGGTCTCAACGATATGCGCAAGGCCACGCCCCTCGATGAATACCGCTCGGCGCTTGAAAGCATCGTCGCGGCGGTACGCCGAAGCTCGCCGAAAGCGCTCGTCATGCTCGGCGGCCCGACATGGATAGAGCACTATACCGTGTGGACGGCAGACGGAAAACCATACGCCAACGGCGTGTACGATAAAGGGAGCCGGGAACTGCATCTTGCCTACCGCGAAGCGGTCAAGGCTGCGGCAGAAAAATATAAATGCGCCTTCGTCGACGTTTATGCTGTGATGGAGGGAAAGCCGGAGCTTCTCCCGGACCGGACACACCCCAATGACCAAGGCCATGAGGTCATTGCGAACTGCTATATCGCCGCGTTCAGATCACTCGTGGATGGATCGCGGTAAGGGCGCAGCATGAGCATCAACGTCAGTCTCAACTTCATGCCGGCATTCTACACGAAGCACACCGGCACAACCTATGGCGAAGCGTTCTATTTCGATATCGCTCACCGCGAGAAGGTAGAGCGCACTGAAAGTGAATTCCTTCACGACACGTTCGGTGCTCACGGGGTCGGCGCAGTCCATTCGAAGCCTTCGGCGAACATTTTTATTCAGCCGGTAGACCTCATCATGCGAACGCAGGGGGCGGAGTGGATATTCCCCGAGGACGGCACGGTTGAAAGCCTCGGCGCACCCTGGCGCGGGAAAAGCATCGAAGAGATCGCGCGCATCGACGCGAAAGCCGCTGCGTCACACCCCGTCATCGATACCGTGCTCGAACAGTATGAAGCGATGCGAATGCGCTACGGCAACGCCGATACTTTCGGCGTAAAAAGCGGGGTTATGACCATTCATACGCCGTACACCACAGCACAGCGGCTTACCTCCGACGACATCTTCGTACACATCGCAACAGATCCGCCAGGGACCCGTATCGTATTGGACAAAGTATGGGAGATATATCAAGCGATATACGGGCGCATCGCTGATGTGTTGTCAGTGAAACTCACGCGGGTGAACATGGGTGACTGTGCCGCGTCAATGCTCTCTGCCGAACATTATCGCGCATCGGTACTTCCGGTGAACAGCATGATCGCCTCATCCTTCGATTCGGCAACGTATCATTCCTGCGGTGCATCGACGCATCTCATCAACGCATTCGCCGCGCTCCCGCACGTCAACGCGATACAGCTCGGACCGGGTACTGATATAGCCGCAGCGGTTCACGCAATGCCGAAGATACATATGCAGCCGCTCATCGATCCGCTCCTCATGCTGAACCGAACACCCGATGCCGTGCACACCGCGATCGAACAGATCATCAATGACAGCGCAAAGGCGCCGGAGATCACGCTTTGCGCCTGGTCGTTCGACCGCGATACGCCGTTCGATGCGGTGAACGCGCTGTACGATGCCGTCGAAGATCTGAAAAAGTAATTGCATAAGGAGATGTCCATGCATAGAATGATCATACCGGGCGCGCTCGCTGTGTTTGCAGCATTATCCGCGTACGCCGGGAGCGCCGATGTCACGGATGGCGCATGCGCGATCTATGCACTGCGCAAACTCAGCGCTGCATACGGCGGGCCCGCCATCACCGTCCGCCGCGAGGGGGACAACAAGACCGCCGATATCGGATTTACCGACGATGGAACGCTCAACCTTCCCGATCTGCGCACATTTGCAGCAGAGGGAAATGTATGTGTTCCTATCTGGCATGATCAGTCGGGAAATGGTAAACATGCCGTGCAGAACGATCCGGCAAAGCAGCCGATCATCGTGAATGCGGGAAAGCTCGTGCGCACGCCGAACAGGAACCCGTCGCTCGAATTCGACGGCAAACGGTATCTCGAGATCGCCGAGAACGCCTACGTGTCGGTCTCCGTTGTCGCGCGGAGCACGGAGACCTCGTTCACGGAATACCGCGGCATACTCGGCGGTGACGGCAAACCGCTGCATATCGTCAACGGCATCGCCAACAGCACGAAGATCGCTGCCGCGACGAAAGCATTCATGCTTGCGCTGCGTAACGGAATATCAGTACCGTTCGCGAACGGGCATGATGTTTCGCCGCTCGATGAATACAACGCCTACGGCTTTATCCTCCCCTCGGCATTGACGCAGAAGGCGGTGATCGGTGCAACCGACCCCGTCGCATCGCGGGGATGGAAAGGGAACATCGCAGAGATCATCGTCTTCCCCAAAGCGATCTCGAAGGAAGCGCTCATCGCGGTATCGGCGAACCAAGCCGCTTTTTTCGGTATCGGTACCGGCGATATCGAAAAAAAAAAGCTGACTGAAGCGACAACCGCTATGCCTCCGAAGGTGAATATCGCCCCGACAGATCCGCTCATCGACTATTCCGACTTCGCCCACATCACAAAAACGCCGCAGTACGCCCGCTTTGATAGGATCATAAAAGCCGGCGGCGCTTTGGAGAATGATAACCCGGGAGCTCGCATCCGCTTCAGGACAAGCGCTGCGAACATTCGAGCGCTCTTCAGCATCACCGCGCTCCATCAGCGGCAGGATTCCGTGAACGTCAATGGCATCATCCTTGTCGACGGCAGACAGGCGGGAGACTATGCCGCAAAACCCCTCGGAGATATCTTCGTTACGATCCCCGTGCAGCCGGGAGGCATATCGCATGATTATGAGATCCTCCTTCCCTACGGCCAATCGCTCGATTTTCTCGGTCTTGACCTCGGCGGGAACGGCACTCTTGAAAAGACGGTCCCACGTCCGCAGAAACGATACGTCGCCTACGGTGATTCGATCACGCACGGGTTCCAGGCAAGCCGCATCGATCGCAATTACCCCTATCAGGTGGGGGTTGCGCTCGGTTATCAGGTGGTGAACATGGGCTTCGGCGGACGCCATGCGGAAGAGACCGACGGCGATGCTATTGCGGCATGCAAGCCGGATCTCGTGACGATACTCATCGGCTTCAATGACCGCTATCACTCGCGGCCGCTCGCTGAATACAAGCGACACCTCGGCGGCCTCATCACTCGCATACGAAAAGCGTCGTTGTCCGTGCCGATATTCGTCATCACGCCGATCTGGTCATCGGAGCCGGCATGGGCATCGGGCACGCTCGGGCTCTCCCTTGAGGACTATCGCGCATCGGTTCGCGAGATCGTCTCCGGCGCTCAGGATACGATGCTCTTCCTTGTCGACGGTCTTGCACTCATGGATAATACAACGGGGTTGACAACGGATGGCATACATCCGAATGACAAGGGTTTCGACCAGATCGCCGCACGCCTGACCGGCATACTGAAAATCTCGCTCGCACAGTAGCAGACGATGGGAAACAGCATATGATCACGCCGAAACAGCGAATGCTCAATGCCTATCGCGGGCTGCCGAACGACAGGCCTGCGATAGCCCCTGAGTTCTGGTATTATTATCCGGCAAAAGTACTCGGTGTCGACATGATACGCTTTGAGAAGGATATCCCGCTCTGGCAGGCGCTTTTGACGACGTTCAAAAAATATGGCACCGAGGGATGGGGTGCTGCGTTCGCCGCGCAGAACAATCCGCACACGAAAGGATCATCGAGAGAGGAACGGCTTGCTGACGGGAGACTCCGACACACGAACACGATCTCATATAAAGACAAGTCATTCACATCAGTACGCATGTACGACAAGGAAGAGCCGTCATGGACGGAAAAATACCTTCTCGATGACGCCGCCGACATCGGCACCTGCGTCGAAATGGCGACGAACACGGACATTACGTTCGATCTCACAAAAGCCGTTGACGCGCACCGCACGGTCGGGAATGATTATCTTCTCGAGTTCTGGCTCGGCACACCGTTCTTCGATTTTATTGCAGGATTCATGGGATTCGAGAAAGCGGTCATGTATTTCATCGAAGCGGATGAAAAGCAATTGCATCAATTCCGTGAGAGGTATCTCTCGCATCAGATGCGTCTTATCCGCGAAGCATGCCGTACTACGCCCTATGAATCGTTCGTCTTCGGCTGCTCCTACTCCTGCAATTCACTCATCGGCCCCGTCATGTGGCGGCAATGGGATAAACCGTTCATCAAGGCCATCGCCGATGAGCTTCATGCGCATGGAAAACTGCTGCACATCCATTTCCACGGCAAGTCGATGGAATGCGCATCCGATTTTTCCGAGACAGGCATCGACTGTGTGTGCCCCTTTGAGCGCTCACCCGGCGGCGATGTAGACGGCGTACAGGGGCTTCGCGATGTGCGCAAAGCGCTTGCCGACAAAGTTACTATGAACGGGAATGTGCATACCGTTGAAACGCTTATACGCGGCACGCCTGATGATGTACGCCGCGAGGTGCGAGAGATAAAGGAAGCATTCGCGGGATCAAATCGCTTCATCATCGGCACAGGGGATCAGGTGGGACGTGAAACGCCGGAAGAGAATATACTCGCAATGATAGATGAGGGAAAGTCCTGAATCGAATCACCGTCGCGAAAAGAGAGGGCAAGGGGCTTAATCCCCTTGTTCTCTACGATAACGACGAATTGTCGCTGTTTATCAGGTGCTTTGATCAGTGGATGATATTTTCGCAATAGTCTCGGATCACTATTTCCCTGAAAGAATTCGTATTCGCCACGCGACGAATTTATCCATCGCCGGATCGAATTCCCGCTCCGGCTGGGTGTACGCCGCGTATTCACGGTAGAACGGCAATGCATCCTTCGGCTTTCTTACATATTCCAAACGCATACCTTTCAGGAGTGCTATTCTCGTC
It encodes the following:
- a CDS encoding uroporphyrinogen decarboxylase family protein, which codes for MTGKERMLKTLRFEEPDRPPHFEVMFELEKEAFGMHFPDRNIWATVSGKERERLIDDCMAIYAKVAERYQWDALAVFWPWSDPTGVRAAKKLFGESILIGSIVGNTIHSIDSTSDWTQFSIDIMDHPERIHEEAKRKRDRAIVDFDKLADAGADFIHVVNDVAFNQGTFISPAQMREFIFPYLAEEVAHIKKRSVLPFVHTDGNIMDVLDDYIALGAACFQSVDPMAGMDIAQVKARTHGKMALMGNVQCSLLQDGPKDAIRTSALYCLEHASKGGGYIFGTSNTIFPGMPLENYEYMLEVYWEFCEQKSKGLQPLVRE
- a CDS encoding Gfo/Idh/MocA family oxidoreductase, producing MSVKFGIIGAGNISRFHFNGLEKAGAPITHIADLNETAAKPWADKFGAKYSKDYRTLIDDKNVDAVAILVHSRFHKEIALAALNAGKDIICEKTMMDNADEAAEVSMKVKRSKILFFTAFMKRFFPAAQKAKEILPSLGRIFSANVRSYQPWGDLFNLETGANHEWIMKNYGGAIVKCAGSHMLDMMLWLLGRPKNVYANIDTIPGSKIDRKAAAIFEYDNGATAAFETAAHPLNKVGLERLGWDEYIEVNGTNGRLTFTSVVWDKPERHAPILTHYDNKTGTTAEYRFDIVNPFDNEMKYFHDCIEKRVQGMSDVIDGFNVDAVIGAMFDSAKGKAPVTVDWRGL
- a CDS encoding uroporphyrinogen decarboxylase family protein, translated to MITPKQRMLNAYRGLPNDRPAIAPEFWYYYPAKVLGVDMIRFEKDIPLWQALLTTFKKYGTEGWGAAFAAQNNPHTKGSSREERLADGRLRHTNTISYKDKSFTSVRMYDKEEPSWTEKYLLDDAADIGTCVEMATNTDITFDLTKAVDAHRTVGNDYLLEFWLGTPFFDFIAGFMGFEKAVMYFIEADEKQLHQFRERYLSHQMRLIREACRTTPYESFVFGCSYSCNSLIGPVMWRQWDKPFIKAIADELHAHGKLLHIHFHGKSMECASDFSETGIDCVCPFERSPGGDVDGVQGLRDVRKALADKVTMNGNVHTVETLIRGTPDDVRREVREIKEAFAGSNRFIIGTGDQVGRETPEENILAMIDEGKS
- a CDS encoding GDSL-type esterase/lipase family protein, with product MHRMIIPGALAVFAALSAYAGSADVTDGACAIYALRKLSAAYGGPAITVRREGDNKTADIGFTDDGTLNLPDLRTFAAEGNVCVPIWHDQSGNGKHAVQNDPAKQPIIVNAGKLVRTPNRNPSLEFDGKRYLEIAENAYVSVSVVARSTETSFTEYRGILGGDGKPLHIVNGIANSTKIAAATKAFMLALRNGISVPFANGHDVSPLDEYNAYGFILPSALTQKAVIGATDPVASRGWKGNIAEIIVFPKAISKEALIAVSANQAAFFGIGTGDIEKKKLTEATTAMPPKVNIAPTDPLIDYSDFAHITKTPQYARFDRIIKAGGALENDNPGARIRFRTSAANIRALFSITALHQRQDSVNVNGIILVDGRQAGDYAAKPLGDIFVTIPVQPGGISHDYEILLPYGQSLDFLGLDLGGNGTLEKTVPRPQKRYVAYGDSITHGFQASRIDRNYPYQVGVALGYQVVNMGFGGRHAEETDGDAIAACKPDLVTILIGFNDRYHSRPLAEYKRHLGGLITRIRKASLSVPIFVITPIWSSEPAWASGTLGLSLEDYRASVREIVSGAQDTMLFLVDGLALMDNTTGLTTDGIHPNDKGFDQIAARLTGILKISLAQ
- a CDS encoding uroporphyrinogen decarboxylase family protein; the protein is MSINVSLNFMPAFYTKHTGTTYGEAFYFDIAHREKVERTESEFLHDTFGAHGVGAVHSKPSANIFIQPVDLIMRTQGAEWIFPEDGTVESLGAPWRGKSIEEIARIDAKAAASHPVIDTVLEQYEAMRMRYGNADTFGVKSGVMTIHTPYTTAQRLTSDDIFVHIATDPPGTRIVLDKVWEIYQAIYGRIADVLSVKLTRVNMGDCAASMLSAEHYRASVLPVNSMIASSFDSATYHSCGASTHLINAFAALPHVNAIQLGPGTDIAAAVHAMPKIHMQPLIDPLLMLNRTPDAVHTAIEQIINDSAKAPEITLCAWSFDRDTPFDAVNALYDAVEDLKK
- a CDS encoding alcohol dehydrogenase catalytic domain-containing protein codes for the protein MKAAYIRTMADIEMRETSLWPLAQDEIRIAVKASGICGTDIANAKNGLSKHSPFGHEVAGTVVETGSAVTRVKKGDTVALESASACGACDNCKDTEQELCTDIKSFFHKTSFGMAEEMISPALCTLPTHLSPDIACLSEPLGVAIDMIRLADITPDSNVLIIGPGTIGLMALSLVKRMGARSVFMSGNSTNKARIAAAERFGASIINPDRTPLASYKFPRAIDRIIVTAPPTVLPDAFTVAAKGAIISFIGIGHGEHAFCRFDVNAFHFKKLQLRASFASPALYTPLALRYLSDGVLDGNAIISHRFPLSEIQEAMNVAADSSRSIKVIVMPEQP
- a CDS encoding GDSL-type esterase/lipase family protein, with amino-acid sequence MKKRFLAFACILTALPVFGADIKGRFVRLALTGNYIHIAELEVMSGNVNVALKKPATQSSVYGGAGPERVVDGNTNGNWQGASVNSTKNGDEWLEVDLGAASVIDAIVIYNRTDHADIGMPRIIGASVTVLDENRALVWQGTIKEPKALYRFEPGATPMEKPLVIDDLTLAVPTAIERIAFHGDSITFGGNASSRERSWPMLFKIMLEKKYTVSAMTNLAKPGTGAIAQRGSGETIAAFTPDLVCIMLGLNDMRKATPLDEYRSALESIVAAVRRSSPKALVMLGGPTWIEHYTVWTADGKPYANGVYDKGSRELHLAYREAVKAAAEKYKCAFVDVYAVMEGKPELLPDRTHPNDQGHEVIANCYIAAFRSLVDGSR
- a CDS encoding AraC family transcriptional regulator — encoded protein: MPKTAAQDTSDDLESLYTIAYSFASLHDNGFTVHEYAELAYIVSGSGTFTLDDEVHAVNAGTVVLIPPKCRHREQAGERGISILYSGFIAEAVDFAPAVISAGGFSLTYLFHFMLDELRQKKSDIIPHLVRCAWLLLSRSTASARSRFVEESIDFMKKNAAKDIDLSILSRRYDLNKNYFTTAFKKKTGRSPLKYIHELRVDIARRMLAGGMSVQKAASAVGYEDPYYFSRVFRKITGVSPVQFKRNAGRST